A window from Mycobacterium saskatchewanense encodes these proteins:
- the glfT1 gene encoding galactofuranosyltransferase GlfT1 produces MSDTVCAVVVTHRRPDELAKSLDVLSTQTRLPDHLIVVDNDGSASGDDRVRDLVAGQPIPTTYLASRRNLGGAGGFALGMLHALALGADWVWLADDDGRPQDSNVLATLLACAEKYGLAEVSPMVCNMDDPERLAFPLRRGLVWRRRASELRTEEGQELLRGIASLFNGALFRASTLEAIGVPDLRLFIRGDEVEMHRRLVRSGLPFGTCLDTAYLHPCGSDEFRPILGGRMHTQYPDDAFKRFFTYRNRGYLLAQPGLRKLVAQEWLRFGWFFLVTRRDPKGLREWIRLRRLGRREHFDRPGAGGAP; encoded by the coding sequence ATGAGTGACACCGTCTGCGCCGTCGTCGTCACCCATCGACGCCCCGACGAGCTGGCCAAGTCCCTGGATGTGCTGAGCACGCAGACCCGCCTGCCCGATCACCTGATCGTCGTGGATAACGATGGCTCGGCGTCGGGTGACGACCGAGTCCGGGACCTCGTTGCCGGCCAACCGATTCCGACGACCTACCTGGCCTCGCGGCGAAATCTCGGCGGCGCAGGCGGTTTCGCGCTCGGCATGCTGCACGCCCTGGCGCTGGGCGCCGACTGGGTGTGGCTGGCCGACGACGACGGGCGCCCCCAGGATTCCAATGTGCTGGCGACGTTGCTGGCCTGCGCCGAGAAGTACGGCCTGGCCGAGGTGTCACCGATGGTATGCAACATGGACGACCCCGAGCGGCTGGCATTCCCGTTGCGCCGCGGCCTGGTATGGCGCAGGCGCGCAAGCGAATTGCGCACCGAGGAGGGGCAGGAACTGCTGCGCGGTATCGCGTCGCTGTTCAACGGCGCGCTGTTCCGGGCATCGACGCTGGAAGCGATCGGCGTCCCGGACCTGCGGCTGTTCATTCGCGGCGACGAGGTCGAGATGCACCGCCGGCTGGTGCGCTCCGGCCTGCCGTTCGGCACCTGCCTGGACACCGCCTACCTGCACCCATGCGGATCCGACGAGTTCCGGCCCATCCTGGGCGGCCGGATGCACACGCAGTATCCCGACGACGCGTTCAAGCGGTTCTTCACCTACCGCAACCGCGGCTACCTGCTGGCGCAACCCGGGCTGCGCAAGCTGGTGGCCCAGGAATGGCTGCGGTTCGGCTGGTTCTTCCTGGTGACCCGGCGCGACCCCAAGGGCCTGCGGGAGTGGATCCGGTTGCGGCGCTTGGGGCGTCGCGAGCACTTCGACAGGCCCGGGGCGGGAGGAGCACCATGA